In the Gossypium raimondii isolate GPD5lz chromosome 9, ASM2569854v1, whole genome shotgun sequence genome, one interval contains:
- the LOC105797404 gene encoding probable leucine-rich repeat receptor-like protein kinase At1g35710: MASSSTFSIILGILRATIFLISIARTVTVADPSPLASEAIAMVESGWWSKYSNNASERCQWPGISCNTAGSVIQINLSYAFIIEVGDRFGKLNFSSFQNLVLLDLSHRQLGGKIPHQIGNLSALKHLDLSRCGLSGELPPSLGNLTQLEYLDISYNDNINGSIPPQLGNLVNLVSLNLSGTSLSGNIPPFLGLLTNLRHLLLARNQFDDGNNTIPQNLWNLRGLETLSLSGRGIVGPIPSALGQLLNLKYLSLSGNKINGSIPFEVGFLSNLIYLYLYNNKLVGSIPFSLYQLTNLETLYLDNNQLEGSIPQNIEKLKNINFLTITNNSFTGHIPLALCRLTKLESIYLDKNQISGSIPSCLGKLFNLRILDLDSNLLEGLIPEEIGNLANLTSLSLSQNKLSGSIPSCIGNLSNLDTLGLDSNLLKGPIPEEIGRLFHLSNLNLSFNQLSGSVPILSATKLRIIDAGNNCNKISPDPFEGNNRLSPYMCPSPVTNKANSSTVLYYIKIFLPIAIFFTFSILGYFLFSRFKLKNNRVGVQQTKNGDLCSIWNYDGKIAYEDIVAATEDFDFRYCIGVGGYGSVYRAQLPCGKVVALKKLHRLEAENPAFDKSFRNEIKFLTEIRHRSIVKLHGFCLHRRSMFLIYEYMEKGSLFCNLRDEVEAVELDWTKRVEIIKGIAHALSYLHYDCCPPIVHRDISSNNVLLNSSFEAFVADFGTAKMLDLESSNQTMIVGTCGYVAPELAYTLVVNEKCDAYSFGVVALETLMGKHPEELLSWLSSPTSLVNMRLIDVLDNRLPLPTSQLVAQNLVRIATLAFACLNPQPKSRPTMKEVCEEFLCVQTSLGIPLRMISLLQLVNRKMHIGDRTETCNVHALVLD; the protein is encoded by the exons ATGGCCTCATCCTCAACCTTTTCCATTATTTTAGGGATACTGCGGGCTACCATCTTTCTAATTTCCATTGCCAGAACTGTGACAGTAGCAGATCCATCGCCTTTGGCCTCCGAAGCCATAGCTATGGTAGAAAGTGGGTGGTGGAGTAAATATAGCAACAATGCTTCAGAACGTTGCCAGTGGCCAGGTATATCATGCAACACTGCTGGAAGCGTCATCCAGATTAACTTATCTTATGCGTTCATTATTGAGGTTGGAGATAGATTTGGGAAATTGAATTTCTCTTCATTTCAAAATCTTGTCCTTCTTGATCTTAGTCATCGTCAACTTGGTGGAAAAATCCCGCATCAGATAGGTAATCTATCAGCATTGAAGCACCTTGACTTGTCCAGATGTGGTTTATCCGGTGAGTTACCTCCTTCTCTAGGAAACCTAACCCAATTAGAGTACCTTGACATTTCCTATAATGATAATATTAACGGTTCCATCCCTCCACAACTAGGGAATCTAGTGAACCTTGTCAGTTTAAATTTGAGTGGAACCAGTCTTAGTGGAAACATTCCACCGTTTCTTGGGCTATTGACCAACCTTAGGCATCTACTTTTGGCTAGGAATCAATTTGATGATGGTAATAATACAATCCCTCAAAATTTGTGGAATTTGAGGGGTCTTGAGACTTTGAGCCTAAGTGGTCGTGGAATTGTTGGTCCAATCCCTTCTGCTTTGGGTCAATtattaaatctcaaatatttAAGTCTCTCGGGAAACAAAATTAATGGATCTATCCCATTTGAAGTTGGATTTCTATCAAACTTGATATATTTGTATCTCTACAACAACAAACTGGTTGGTTCAATACCTTTTTCCTTGTACCAATTAACCAATTTGGAAACTTTGTACCTTGATAATAATCAACTTGAAGGTTCCATCCCTCAGAATATCGAAAAGTTGAAGAACATCAACTTTTTAACCATCACTAATAATAGTTTTACTGGTCATATTCCCCTGGCTTTGTGTCGTTTGACAAAATTGGAATCTATTTACCttgataaaaatcaaatcagTGGTTCAATCCCTTCTTGTCTTGGTAAGTTGTTCAACTTGCGCATATTGGATCTTGATTCAAATCTATTAGAAGGTCTTATTCCCGAAGAGATAGGGAATTTAGCAAATTTAACTTCCTTAAGCCTCTCCCAAAACAAGCTGAGTGGTTCAATCCCATCTTGTATTGGTAATTTATCCAATTTGGATACCTTAGGACTTGATTCAAATCTATTAAAAGGTCCTATCCCTGAAGAAATTGGTAGGCTTTTTCACCTATCAAATTTAAACCTCAGCTTCAACCAACTCTCAGGTAGTGTCCCTATCTTGTCTGCCACTAAGCTTCGCATTATCGATGCTGGAAATAATTGTAACAAGATTTCTCCCGATCCATTTGAAGGCAATAATCGTCTATCACCCTATATGTGTCCTTCTCCAGTAACCAACAAAGCCAACAGCAGTACAGTTCtttactatatcaaaatattcctCCCTATTGCCATCTTCTTCACATTCTCCATTTTGGGATATTTTCTATTCTCACGATTTAAGCTCAAGAATAACCGTGTCGGTGTACAACAGACGAAGAATGGGGATTTGTGTTCCATATGGAACTATGATGGAAAGATAGCATACGAGGATATTGTTGCAGCAACAGAGGATTTCGACTTTCGATACTGTATAGGAGTTGGTGGTTATGGAAGTGTTTACAGAGCACAACTACCTTGTGGTAAAGTAGTTGCCTTGAAGAAACTTCATCGTTTAGAAGCTGAAAATCCAGCCTTTGACAAGAGCTTCAGGAATGAGATCAAGTTTCTAACAGAAATACGACATCGAAGCATCGTAAAGCTTCATGGGTTTTGTCTACACCGACGGTCCATGTTTTTGATCTATGAGTACATGGAAAAAGGGAGTTTGTTCTGCAACCTAAGAGATGAAGTGGAAGCTGTGGAACTGGATTGGACAAAAAGAGTGGAGATCATCAAGGGCATAGCGCATGCTTTGTCTTACTTGCACTATGATTGCTGCCCTCCAATAGTTCATCGAGACATATCGAGTAACAATGTTCTTTTAAACTCGAGCTTTGAGGCCTTTGTAGCTGACTTTGGGACTGCTAAAATGTTGGATCTGGAATCATCCAATCAGACCATGATTGTGGGCACATGTGGTTATGTAGCTCCAG AACTTGCATATACGTTGGTTGTCAACGAAAAATGTGATGCCTATAGTTTTGGAGTGGTGGCACTGGAAACGTTAATGGGAAAGCATCCTGAAGAATTGTTATCATGGTTGTCATCACCAACTTCTTTGGTAAATATGAGGCTGATTGATGTGTTAGACAACCGTTTACCACTTCCGACAAGTCAATTAGTTGCACAAAATCTTGTTCGCATTGCTACTTTGGCATTTGCTTGCTTAAATCCACAACCCAAATCTCGACCAACGATGAAAGAAGTGTGCGAAGAGTTTCTTTGTGTCCAAACATCCTTGGGAATTCCCCTTCGAATGATCTCTTTGTTACAACTTGTGAACCGTAAAATGCATATTGGAGATAGAACTGAAACTTGTAATGTTCATGCACTTGTTCTTGATTAG